DNA sequence from the Parasphaerochaeta coccoides DSM 17374 genome:
CCCGTCGATGGAGGTGAAGGATAGCTCGCTCCAGTCCCGTTTCTTGGTGTATAGGAATTTTTTCTCCTGCGCCCACTTGTGGAAGATAGAGTTGTTGTTGCCAATTGCCATGTTGTGTTCGAACATCGTGACGAAGCAGTGCTTACCGAAGTCGCTTGTTTGCTCCATCTCCAGGATGGCGATCACCGGTTGGTTTTTCACCAGGTAGTTGCTGACGATCATCAGGCGTAAAGGGGCTTTCTCTGATGTCCAGGCGATGATGGCCACCGGATCCCAGAGCCAGTAGGGGAGACGTTGCAGGACACTCAGGGACACATGATGTATGTGCTGGTTCGTCACGCGACGGTCCTCTTGACCGGTCGCCTTGCCCACGACCTGGGGGAGCATCTCGATCCTGCCGTATCCGAAGCCGAGTTCGCTCAGCAGGAAAGGGGTATTTCCCAGCGCCAGGGGACGGCCGCCGTCCACGGTCGGAGCGGTTCTGCCATTCTTGTACTGGGTGTCAATGTAATCCGCCTCCTCTTCAAATGTTTTTGCGATGTATTTGTTAGGGAGAAAGCAAAACTCTTCAGAGGGGGAAAAATTCTTGTCAGGGCGTGGGTTGTCCATGGCTCTTTTTTTAATCAGCGTTGCCTTCTGTTCCATCGTCCTTCCCCCTCAGTCTTTCTCCCGCACTTTGGGAAAGAGCAGGAAGGGCGGGAGGAAGCCATCGAGTGGACGAATTTCTTACGACAGAAAAAAATGGCGATGTCGCAAAAAATAGCGTAAGAAAATTTTATATTTGTCATATCGGCATTTCGTGATTTTGAAAAATCACATGTTTGTACTGACAGGTCTCTTGGAAAGTTTTATGCTGTTTTGTACGTAAAGAAAGGCATGGATTGTTATGATGCACATGGTAGAGATGGCAGAACTGAATAGTGGGTTCCCTCAGTTCCGAATCACGGAGTCAGGGGATTCTGATGCCCCTGTGTATTTCTTCTTTGGTCAGCCAGAAATGGAAAATGATTTGACCGGAGTAGAAACCCACAGCGGTAGCAGAAAGCAGATTCGCACTTTTGATCATGTCGGTACTCTGCAAAGCGGAGATTTGATCTTCAGCCTTATCTGCGGAAAGGCCGCTATGGTGCGATGCGGTCACGATGGGTACCTGTACACACAGAACTATGTAAAGCTTTTCCCTGCTCCTGCAATTGATGCAAGATACCTCGTGTATATGCTCAATGAGGACGCGAACATCAAATGCCAATTACAAAGCGGCCAACAAGGTTCTGTGACAGTGAGATTCTCCATCAGGCACCTGAGTAATTTAGTATTTCCCATCCCTCCACCGATGGAAAAGCAGAGGGTGATTGGCGAGGTGTATTTCAACCAGCTTAGGCTGGCCGCCTTGAAAAAAAGGTCGCCACAACGGAAACCTCACTGGGTATTGAGAAACTAAAGGAGGCGAACAAGGCATGAATAAAAATCAATATCACCCTTCATCAGTGTAAGCGTGAAAAGCTCCAAAACATGAAGAAAGCCCTGCTTGAAAAGATGTTTGTGTAAGGAGGAGAATATAGTATGGCTAAAAAAGACGAGGTCAGAATCCAAATCCGCAACAGTACCACCGATTTTCTTGTGTTCACTAAAGAAAACGGTGGCGATGGCGTGGATGTATTGGTCGCCGACGAGAGCGTCTGGCTGATACCGGGAGGCATCGTGTCGCTTTACGACTCCTCAAAAAGCACCATCTCCGAGCATGTGACGAACATCTTCGCCAGAAGAGAGCTTGACGAGGATTCAGTTGTTCGGGATTTCCGAACAACTGCTGCCGACGACACGATGTGTTCTTACAAAGACTACAACCATCTGGCTTTCGTCGCCGAAGGCGAGTACAAGAAATACCGCGTGATACAAGACAGGCTGTTTCAGAAGGCGGGGAAGCCGCAAAACAGGAGGACGAGCAATGAGCCTTTTGAGCGGACATGTTTATCTCAGAAAGGAGTCATCATAATGAGGAAAACAAGGAGGCCCCATCCATGAAAATAGGCAAGGAAAGTGAGAAGCTTGAGTTTAAGAAATCCGGCGCAGAACTAAAAGAAGGCATCATCTCGATGGTGGCCATGCTCAACAAGCACGGCGGCGGCGAGCTTTATTTTGGTGTCCGCAACGATGGTGCGCCTGTGGGGATGGACATTTCCGAGAAAACCCTGCGTGATATCAGCCAAGCCATCGGCAATCATATCGAGCCCAAAATCTATCCGCAAATAAAAGAAGTCTATGCGGACGAAAAGTCTTGTGTGTATATTGTCTTTTCTGGGGATGATGCCCCGTATTTCGCCTATGGCCGTGCGTATATCCGTGTCGCTGACGAGGATAGGGTGCTGTCTTCGGCAGAGCTTGAAGACTTCATTTTGAAGAAGAACGCTGGTCGAGACGTGTGGGACGGCGAGCTTTCGGGTAAGACCGTCTCCGAT
Encoded proteins:
- a CDS encoding restriction endonuclease subunit S — protein: MVEMAELNSGFPQFRITESGDSDAPVYFFFGQPEMENDLTGVETHSGSRKQIRTFDHVGTLQSGDLIFSLICGKAAMVRCGHDGYLYTQNYVKLFPAPAIDARYLVYMLNEDANIKCQLQSGQQGSVTVRFSIRHLSNLVFPIPPPMEKQRVIGEVYFNQLRLAALKKRSPQRKPHWVLRN